In Nocardioides nitrophenolicus, the genomic window CCTCGCCGGCGATGAACGCCCGGACGGCGTCGGCGACCAGCTGCACCGCGATGGCGGACAGCAGCAGGCCGGCGATCCGGGTGACGAGCAGGACGCCGCCGTCGCGGATCAGGCGCAGGATCGGCAGCGAGTAGCGCATCGCGGCCCAGAGCGCGACGTGGACGCCGACCACGCCGAGGGCCACGGAGACGCCGTCGCCCCAGGAGCCGATGTCCTGGACGAACAGCATGGTGGCGACGATCGCGCCCGGGCCGGCGAGCAGCGGGGTGCCGAGCGGGACGAGGGCGATGTTGGCGTCGGCGGAGGCGGTCAGCTCGTCCTGCTTGCCGGTGAGCAGCTCGAGGGCGACCAGCAGGAGCAGCAGGCCGCCGGCGCACTGCAGCGCGGGCAGCGAGATGTGCAGGTAGTTGAGGATCTGCTGGCCGAAGAGCGCGAACAGCGTGATCACCAGGAACGAGACCGCGACCGCCTGCCAGGCGGCGCGCCGGGCGGTGGCCGCGCTGCGGCCCGCGGTCAGCGACAGGAAGATCGGCACCGTGCCGACGGGGTCCATGATCACGAAGAGGGTCACGAACACCTCGACGAGCAGCACGGCGTCGATCATCGGCGCACGCCCCCGACCAGGCCGGTGGGCGAGCCGAGCTCGGCGGCCCGGTCGAGCAGACGCCGCAGCTCGCCCCGGGAGGTGGTCTCGCAGCCGAGCTCGTGCCCGGTCTTGCCGGTGCCGTGATGGTCGCTGGAGCCGGTGACCAGCAGCCGCAGCCGCGAGGCGATCCCCCGCAGCTGCCCCCGCTCGGCCCGGTCGTGGTCGAGGTGGTCGACCTCGATGCCGCCCAGCCCGGCCGCGGCGAGCTCGGCGAAGGCCGCCTCGTCGAGCACCGACGCCGAGCCGCGCCCCCACGGGTGGGCGACCACGCTGACCCCGCGGGCGGCGGTGACCAGCCCGATCATCTCGACCAGGTCGGCGGCGTACCGGTCGACGAACGCCGGGCCGTCGTCGGCGAGGTAGCGGGCGAACGCCTCGTTGCGGTTGCGGACGACGCCCAGGCGCACCAGCAGGTCGGCGACGTGGGGGCGCCCGGTCACCTGGTTGTCGGGACTCACCTCGGCCAGCGCCTCCTCGGTCGCGGGTACGCCGAGCTCCCGCAGCCGGGCGAGCATCGTCGGCACCCGCGCCTCGCGTCCCTCCACGATCCGGCCGAGCTCGGCCTGCAGCGCCGGGTCGGCGTCGTCGGGGAGATAGGCCAGCAGGTGGACACCGGCCCCACGGAACCGGGTGCTGACCTCGATCCCCCGCACCAGCCCGATGCCGACCTGCTCCGCCGCCGCGGCCGCCTCGGCCCAGCCGGCCGTGGTGTCGTGGTCGGTGAGCGCCACCACGTCCAGCCCCGCCGCCGCGGCCGCCCGCACCAGGTCGGCGGGCGCCGCGGTCCCGTCGCTGACGCTGGAGTGGGTGTGGAGGTCGATCGTCACCGTACGAGGCTAGTGCCCGCGGCGGGCGGCCGTCGCCGTCAGGCCGCGGCGGGCACCCGCTCGCCCCGCTCGGCCTGCTCGACCTGCTCAGCGGCCACCGGGACCGGCCAGGTGAGCGGCGTACCGGCCTCGCGGGTCTTGGGAGTGACCAGGTACGCGATGAGCACCGCCGCCCCGATCCGGGGCAGCTCCCCCAGCGAGCGGTAGGTGAGGTGCAGGGCCTCGCAGCGGGGCGAGAACTTGGCCTTGAAGGCGTGCAGCGAGCTGAACCCGTAGAGCGGCTCGAGCAGCCGCGCCGAGCGCTCCAGCCCCCGCTGCAGCCAGCCCTCCGCCTCCCCCGCGCTGCGGGCCAGCGGCGCCGCCGACAGGGACACGACGGTCGCGCCCTCCGCCTGGAAGGCCAGGCACGACTCGGCGATGAGGAACTCGATGACCGGCCGGAAGCCGTCGTCGGGGCGTCGCATCAGGTCCAGGGTCCAGCCGTCGATCCGGCCGCCGGCCCCGTGGACGGGCAGCCACGAGAGGAACCCGTGCACCCGGTCGTCGGCGTCGAGGGCCAGCGCGACCCGCACCCGCGGGTCCATGGCGTGGTCGACGCCGCCGAGGGTGAAGCCGAGCTCGGGGGTGCGCTGGCGGCGCAGCCAGGCCGCGCTGATCTCCCGCACCTGGGCGATGATCCGCGGGTCGGCGTCGGCGAGGGCGACCAGCTCGAACCGGATGCCGTCCCGGGCCGCGCGGTTGCGGGCGGTACGCACGTCCTGCCACCGCTTGCCCCGGAACTCCAGGCCCGGCAGGTCGAGCAGGGTGTCCTCGCCGATCTGCAGGCTGCGCCCGCCGACCGTCCGCGCCACCGGCCCGGTCACCGCGAAGTGGCTCGGGACCAGGTGCTCGTCGTCGCAGAAGGCCGCGAACTCGCGCGCCGCGCGGGCCCGCCAGTCCGGTGTGCCGATCGGGTCGCCGAGGGCCAGCGCGACGCCGAGGTGGCGGCGGTAGGCGAGATAGCCCTCGCCGCGCGGGTCGTAGAAGTAGCGCACGCCGGGCCAGGTGGTCATCCAGGACAGGGTGCCGCCGCCGTCGCGCCGCAGGTGCTCGATCGCGCGGTCGCGGTTGACCAGCGGCCGGCGCCGCGGGCCGATCAGGGAGCCGATCAGCAGGCCGGCGGCGACCGCCACCAGGTGGACGACGTCGGCGAGATGGCCGATCAGGAAGAGGGAGAGCACGGCGTACCCGACCAGGCCGGTGCGGACCACGCGCCGGGGGACGGTGCCGAGGAAGGCGGTGATCGTGGCGCCTACGGCGAGCGCGCCACCCGACGGGCCGACGTCGCGCGCGTGCTGGAGGGAGTCCGGGCCGACGGCCAGGATCAGCGCGCTCGCGACCACGACGCTGCCGACCTGGGTGACCAGCCAGAGCAGGGCGGTGCGCAGGGTCCCGAGCCGGGGCTCGGCGTACCCGATGCACAGCGCGAAGCTCAGCAGCACCGGTAGGTAGCACCAGGGGGCGATGGCGAGCAGGGGGCCGGTGAGCAGGGTTCCCCAGTGGCCGGCGGCCAGCGGGTCGGGGCCGTAGGCCAGGGCTCGGCCCCAGTCGTGGTCGAGGATGTCGCCGGTCAGCGCACCGGAGCCGAGGCCGACCACGACGAGGGTCAGCAACCCGAGCACGGTGAACGGCCGGCGACGGAGGGCGGTTCGGAGGGCTGGCATGCGTCCAGCCTTCCGCCGCGACGCCGCGCCGTCAGGGGCCCACCGACCCCGATCGGTGGTGGTGCCCGCACCACCCCCGGGGTGGGGACGGCCTCACAGCTCGGCGAGGACCACGACCCGGTCGCCGGGCTCGACGACCACGGTCTCGCTCTTGGCGAGGTTGACCGCGACACCGACCCGCGAGCCGGCTTCGGCCAGCCGGGGCGAGGAGAACCCGATCGCGGTCTCGCCCCGGCGGGCGGCGGCCGCGACGACGGTCGCCCAGGAGAGCTCACGGCCGGGGCCGACGTACCACTCCGCCGGGCGCAGGTAGATCTCGCTGCCCTCCTCCTCGAGCAGGTCGTGGAAGACCGGCTCGATCCGGGAGTCCTCGGACAGCTGCGCGACCATCAGGCTCACGATCTCGCCGCTGACCACGACGTCGTCGATGTCGGCGACCTGGGCGAGCACCCGGTTGCGGTCGTCCATCATCTCGCTGATGACCGGGGCGCTGCTCGCGGAGCTGGCCAGGATGTCGCGCACGTGGAGCAGCGTGATCAGCGTCGTCGCGTCGGCGGCCTCGGCGTCGAGGTCGTCGGAGTAGCAGAGCACGATCACCTGGTCGCAGCCCGGTGCGACGTGCTCGTCGAGGACCGCGCGGCGGGTGGTGGCGGCCTCGACGACGGTCACCGCGAGGTTCGCCGTGTCGGGTACGCCGGGCGCGCCGTGCTCGGTCACCACGGTGAGGGTCGAGCCCGGGGCGGCGTACCGGTCCAGCTCGCGCAGCACGATCGGCGCCCGCTCGTTCCACCCGAGGACCACGGCGTGGGTCGGTCGCGGCTGCTCCGCCGGCTGGCCGGCGAAGGCGTCCTCGGCGACCGTGGCGCTCGAGCGCGGCGCGGTGGCGAGCACGGAGTCGTCCTCCGCGATCACGACGAGCGAGCGGTCGCCGACGACGGTGTCGGGCGCCGGGTTGAGCTGCACGCTGCTGCCGGTGGCCACGCCGATCACGGTCAGCTGGTCGTAGTGGAGCTGGGCGTCGGCGTAGGTCGCGCCGGCCAGCTCGTGCTGCTCGAGGAAGTAGATCTCGTCGCCGTCGTAGTCGAAGAGCTCGCGGTACACGGCGGCGGCGCCGGACTGGCGCGAGGTCTGGACGACGAGCTTGGCGACCGTCTCGCGGATGTCGAGCAGCGAGATGCCGCCCGGCCGGTCGCGGCCGATCAGCCGCGCCACCTCGAGGTTCGCCGGGTCCCGCAGCTGGGCGACGACCCGCGGGCCGGCATCGGCCGCGAGCAGGGAGCGCAGCGCGAGCAGCGCCTTGATCACGTCGCGGTCCGGCTCGGCGCCGTCGCCGGACAGGACGACGACCGAGCGGGCCGCGGCGGGGCTGACGATGGCGAGGTCGTCGATGTCGGAGGGCGCTCCGGAGCGGCAGACGACGCGGGTGCCGCGCAGGTTCGGCACCTTCGCGCGGATCTCCTCCTCCATCTCGACCTTGTCGCGGTCGGCGAGCACCGCCACCACCGGCCGGCGCCGGCTCTCGTTGGCGATCGACAGCTCGCTGATGACGGTGAAGATCGAGTCCGACCAGCCCAGGATGACCGAGTGGTCGCTCTCCAGGACCACCGACCGGCCGCGCCGCAGCTCGGCGATCCGGGCGTCGATGCCCGCGGCGATCACGCCGATCAGCGCACTGACGATGAACAGGCCGGCCACGGTGAGCACCAGCATGGTGACGATGAAGCTCCAGCGCGCGCCGGTGTCGCCGGCGACGGTGCCCGGGTCGAGGGCGTGCAGCAGGGCCTGAAAGGCGGCCTCCCAGAACCCGATGTGGTCGCGCCGCATCCCCGAGACGATGTCGATGACGGCGAACACGACGACCAGCAGCACGGTGACGGCGAACAGCCAGGCCACCAGGGCCGGCGTACCGCGGGCCATGGTGTTGTCGAAGCCGTAGCGCAGGCGGGCCCGCAGGCCCGTCGGCGCGCTCCGGGTGCGGACCGTCAGGTCCGAGCGCTGGGCGATCGCCTCTGCCGTACGACGCCGCAGCGCCTGCGCGTTCCGCGCCATGCGGGCCTCCTCGTGGTCCGCTGGGGATGCTCTCGCATCCGGGCGCCGCCAGGAGCGGAAATGGCCAAAGTCGGGACGGTCACCAGGACGGCGCCGGGCCGCCGAACGGCAGGGCGACCAGCTGGGGGCCGGTGGCGGAGATGTCGCGCAGGATCCAGTCGTCGCGCAGGAGCAGGATCGCCGAGGCGGGCCGCAGCACCAGCCACAGCCACCGGCCGCCCGCCTCGCCCGCCAGCACGGAGCGGTCCCACTCCCCCGGTGAGGTGCTGACCGAGACCGGCCACAGCCCGACCGGGTACTGGTCGACGCGCACCCGGACCGGTGGCGGGCCCTCGCCGACCTCGTGGCCGGGATCGAGCGGCTCGGTGTCGCCGGCGCTGGCCAGCCCGGCGACCCGGGCGCCGAAGCCGGTGCCGGGCTCCTCGCTGATCACCATCACGTCGACCGGGCCGTCGAGCTGGCTGGTGCCGGCCACGCAGGCCATGGTCGCGCGGGCGCTGTCGCCCTCGGAGACCACGGCCGCGAAGTCGCTGACGGACCACCCCGGCCCCAGCGGCCACGGCAGGAAGGTCGGGAACGGGCCGACCCGCTGGAGGTGGGCGGCGAACTCCTCGTAGGACGACGTCAGCGGCCGCCACAGCGGGACGACCACGCCGTGGTCCGGGCAGGACCAGCTCCCGTCCCCCACCTCGGCCACGGGGGCCGGACAGCGGGGGCACTCCACCCGCACCCCGGACTCCGCTGGCTCATCGGTCGGCATGATCGACACCGTGCTGCGCGACGCGCCGTTCGTCAAGCATCCGCCCCGCTCCTCGCTCAGCTGTTCCAGCGCAGCAGCACCGGCGTCTCCCGCTCGTGCCCGAGCTCGGACAGGGTCGCCGTGTCGAGGCGGAACAGCCGCCCGTCCGCGACCGGCAGCCCCAGCCAGCGCGCCGCCAGGGCACGCAGCACGTGGCCGTGCGCGAACACCAGCACCGGACCGCCCGCCGCCCGGATCCGGGCCACCACCCGGTCGCACCGCGCGGCCACCGCCGCCGCCGGCTCGCCGCCAGGGCTGGGATGGGTCCAGACGGTCCAGTCCGGCACCTCCTCGCGGATCTCCGCGGTCGTGCGGCCCTCGTAGTCGCCGTACCCCCACTCGAGGAGGTCGTCGCACACCTCCGCGTCCGGGAAGCCGGCCAGCTCCGCCGTACGCCGGGCACGCAGCAGCGGGCTGGTCAGCACCTCGGCGAAGGCGGTGCCGGCCAGCCGGTCGGCCAGCCCACGAGCCACCTGCTCGCCCTCGGGGAGAAGCGGCAGGTCGGTGCGGGAGGTGTGTCGCCCCGAGACACTCCACTCGGTCGCGCCGTGCCGGGCCAGGAACGCGGAATCGGCCATGCCGACATCCTGCCAGCCACCCCCGAGCAGTGGCAGGATCCCCGCATGCCCACCCTCCACCGCTACCGGCTCGCGATCGCGGCCGGGTTCGCCACCCAGGGCTTCGTCTTCATCGGGCTCACCACCCGGCTGCCCGATCTCAAGGACCGCTGGGACCTCTCCGAGCTCGGGATCTCCGGCGTGCTGCTGGCGATCGTGCTGCTGGCCGGCGCGGGGTCGGTGCTCGCCGAGCGGCTGTCGGCGCGGACCGCGAGCGCGCGGGTGCTGCGGGCCGGGCTGGTGCTGGTGGCGGGCGGGGCGGCGCTGATGCTGGCGGCGCCGGCGTGGCCGGCGTTCCTCCTCGGCGTGGGGGTCTACGGCGTCGGGCTGGGCATGGTCGACGCGACCACCAACATGCAGGCGGTCGCGCTCGAACGACGCTACGGCCGCACCATCCTGCCGAGCTTCCACGGCTCGTGGACCTTCGGCGGACTGGTCGGCGCGGCGCTCACCCTCGCCACGGCGGACCTCGACCTCCCGTGGACCGCGCTGATCACGGTGCTGCCGCTGGTCGTGGCCGGCGCCCGCTTCCTGCCGCGCGACCCCGAGGCCGCGCTGGCCGGTCCCGGGCCCGACCTCGCGATCCCGTGGCGGCCGATCCTGATGGTCGGCCTCGGCATGGTGGTCTTCTACATGGTCGACACCGCCGCCCAGACCTGGGGCGCGGTCTACCTCGACGAGGTCGTCGACGCCCCCTCCCGGTGGGTCGCCCTCGCCACCCTCCCCTACCTGGTCGCCAGCCTCCTGGTCCGGGTCGCCGGCGACTCCCTCGTCGAGAGGTACGGCGTCACCCCGGTGCTGCGCGTCGGCGCGGTCGTCGCCTGCGGCGGCCTGGTCGTGGTCACCGCCGCCCCGACCTGGCCGGTCGCCGTCCTCGGCTTCACGCTCACCGGCGCGGGCATCTCCGTCGTCGCCCCACTGAGCTTCTCGGCGGCCGCCCGGATCGCCGGCGGCTCGGTCGAGCGGGTGGACGCGGTGATCGCCCGGTTCAACCAGTTCAACTACGTCGGCGGACTGCTCGGCGCGGTGCTCACCGGCGTGGTCGGGAAGGACGAGCTGAGGTTCGGGTTCGTCGTACCGATGGTGCTGGTGCTGACCCTGCTCCCCCTCGCGCGCTGGTTCGCGGCGCGGACGGAGGCGGAGACACCGCAGGAGAGCGCGGCCTAGGAGGCCAGGCGCGTGTCGTCCACAGGCCGGGGCGATCCGCCTGGTTCGGCGTCGACGACCGTGATCTAATGGAGACACGGGCCCGGAGGCCGTCCCCATGGACGTTTAGCCGGGCCCGTCTTCTGTGTCCGCGGCGATGTCCGCGACCACCAGGTCACTGACCGCGCGCCGCCACGGCTGCCCGCGCTGGAGACACCACGCCACGGCATCGCTGACCCAGAGCAGGGGCTCCGGGCGCGAACGACGGCTGCACCGCTCCAGCCAACCAGCGGCGCCCGTCCTCCGCGCCCGGCTATCCACAGGCGCGAGTCACCCCAACCGCGGCTCAGCGGCGCGCCGTCGGCCGGCACACCCGGCAGGTCGCGAGGTGCGCGTTGTCCTCCCCCACGGGGGTGAGGTCGTCGCGGTGGGCGATCAGCGCACAGTCCCGGCGGTGCATGGTGGTGCCGCCGCCGGCGACGACGGGGATGGCGCCCACGTCGTGGCCCTGCTCGTCGGTGCGGGCGGAGGTGGCGGTGACCTCGGCGAGGACGAGCAGCGTGTCGGCGAGACGCTTCGAGGACTCGCGGCCGTCGGCGGCGATCCGGGCCAGCCAGGCACCGAAGTAGAGGAAGCCGCCGACGAAGGTCAGGCCCAGGCCGAGCATGCCGCCGGAGACGACATAGGACATCTGGTCCCACTGGTACGGCGTGTTGGCGGCGCCGTACCAACCCAGGATGATCACCACGATGCCGAGCGGGAGCATGATCGCGCCCGCCCAGAACAGCACCACCTGGAGCAGGGCGTAGTGGTTGTCCTTGAGGGGCGCGATGCCCGAGCGGGTGGACTCGCCCGCCCGGGGCAGGCTGCCGGCGCGGCCGGAGGGGGTGGCGGCGGTGGTCATGGGCTCAGGCCTTTCGGAGGTCGGGCAGGCCGCTGTCGAGGCCGTGGGGACAGGAGGCGCCGAGACCGAGGGCCGCGGCGCCCAGCCGGCGGAACCAGGACCCGGCGACCGCCGCGAGGGCGAAGGCGGCGACGAGGAGCATGCCGGGGATGGAGAACAGCTCGGGCAGGCCGGCGCTGGTGGGCGCGGCGTCGACCAGGTCGCCGGTGGGCGCGGAGCCCGCGGTGGGCACGGTGCCGACCGGCACCGGCGTCGCGGCCGACGGTACGCCGACCCCACCGGCCGCGGCGGGCGGCGCGGCCTCCGGGGCGGCGGGCGGGGCGGCGGCCTCGTCGGTGGCGGGCGGCGGGGCAGAGATGTCGATCGGCGGCACCGTGTCGACCTCGGCCTTGGCGACGCCGAGGGTGACGACCACCTTGGGCGCCAGGTTGGACAGACCGGAGACGACGCCCTTGAGCGGTCCGGCCTGGGCGGGGATCAGCTCGCCGAGGACGCTGGTGGGCAGCGCCTTGAGCAGCGGCGAGAGCAGCTGGGTGTCGATGGTGATCCGCAGGCCCTGCGACAGGCTGGTGCCGGCGTCGCCGTCGACGGTGCGGACCTGCTCGGGGATCTCGAAGGTGACGCCGAGGGCCTTCAGCGCGTCGAGCGGCAGCTGGTCGAGACCGGGGATCGGGGTGGTCTTGCCCATCGCGACCGCACCGTCGGGGCCGAGGCCGAACTCCTGGCCGGCGATCGCCAGCTTGCCCCAGACCGCCTTGCC contains:
- a CDS encoding CASTOR/POLLUX-related putative ion channel — encoded protein: MARNAQALRRRTAEAIAQRSDLTVRTRSAPTGLRARLRYGFDNTMARGTPALVAWLFAVTVLLVVVFAVIDIVSGMRRDHIGFWEAAFQALLHALDPGTVAGDTGARWSFIVTMLVLTVAGLFIVSALIGVIAAGIDARIAELRRGRSVVLESDHSVILGWSDSIFTVISELSIANESRRRPVVAVLADRDKVEMEEEIRAKVPNLRGTRVVCRSGAPSDIDDLAIVSPAAARSVVVLSGDGAEPDRDVIKALLALRSLLAADAGPRVVAQLRDPANLEVARLIGRDRPGGISLLDIRETVAKLVVQTSRQSGAAAVYRELFDYDGDEIYFLEQHELAGATYADAQLHYDQLTVIGVATGSSVQLNPAPDTVVGDRSLVVIAEDDSVLATAPRSSATVAEDAFAGQPAEQPRPTHAVVLGWNERAPIVLRELDRYAAPGSTLTVVTEHGAPGVPDTANLAVTVVEAATTRRAVLDEHVAPGCDQVIVLCYSDDLDAEAADATTLITLLHVRDILASSASSAPVISEMMDDRNRVLAQVADIDDVVVSGEIVSLMVAQLSEDSRIEPVFHDLLEEEGSEIYLRPAEWYVGPGRELSWATVVAAAARRGETAIGFSSPRLAEAGSRVGVAVNLAKSETVVVEPGDRVVVLAEL
- a CDS encoding PHP domain-containing protein → MTIDLHTHSSVSDGTAAPADLVRAAAAAGLDVVALTDHDTTAGWAEAAAAAEQVGIGLVRGIEVSTRFRGAGVHLLAYLPDDADPALQAELGRIVEGREARVPTMLARLRELGVPATEEALAEVSPDNQVTGRPHVADLLVRLGVVRNRNEAFARYLADDGPAFVDRYAADLVEMIGLVTAARGVSVVAHPWGRGSASVLDEAAFAELAAAGLGGIEVDHLDHDRAERGQLRGIASRLRLLVTGSSDHHGTGKTGHELGCETTSRGELRRLLDRAAELGSPTGLVGGVRR
- a CDS encoding bifunctional lysylphosphatidylglycerol flippase/synthetase MprF, with the translated sequence MPALRTALRRRPFTVLGLLTLVVVGLGSGALTGDILDHDWGRALAYGPDPLAAGHWGTLLTGPLLAIAPWCYLPVLLSFALCIGYAEPRLGTLRTALLWLVTQVGSVVVASALILAVGPDSLQHARDVGPSGGALAVGATITAFLGTVPRRVVRTGLVGYAVLSLFLIGHLADVVHLVAVAAGLLIGSLIGPRRRPLVNRDRAIEHLRRDGGGTLSWMTTWPGVRYFYDPRGEGYLAYRRHLGVALALGDPIGTPDWRARAAREFAAFCDDEHLVPSHFAVTGPVARTVGGRSLQIGEDTLLDLPGLEFRGKRWQDVRTARNRAARDGIRFELVALADADPRIIAQVREISAAWLRRQRTPELGFTLGGVDHAMDPRVRVALALDADDRVHGFLSWLPVHGAGGRIDGWTLDLMRRPDDGFRPVIEFLIAESCLAFQAEGATVVSLSAAPLARSAGEAEGWLQRGLERSARLLEPLYGFSSLHAFKAKFSPRCEALHLTYRSLGELPRIGAAVLIAYLVTPKTREAGTPLTWPVPVAAEQVEQAERGERVPAAA
- a CDS encoding DUF6758 family protein, which translates into the protein MPTDEPAESGVRVECPRCPAPVAEVGDGSWSCPDHGVVVPLWRPLTSSYEEFAAHLQRVGPFPTFLPWPLGPGWSVSDFAAVVSEGDSARATMACVAGTSQLDGPVDVMVISEEPGTGFGARVAGLASAGDTEPLDPGHEVGEGPPPVRVRVDQYPVGLWPVSVSTSPGEWDRSVLAGEAGGRWLWLVLRPASAILLLRDDWILRDISATGPQLVALPFGGPAPSW
- a CDS encoding MFS transporter, whose protein sequence is MPTLHRYRLAIAAGFATQGFVFIGLTTRLPDLKDRWDLSELGISGVLLAIVLLAGAGSVLAERLSARTASARVLRAGLVLVAGGAALMLAAPAWPAFLLGVGVYGVGLGMVDATTNMQAVALERRYGRTILPSFHGSWTFGGLVGAALTLATADLDLPWTALITVLPLVVAGARFLPRDPEAALAGPGPDLAIPWRPILMVGLGMVVFYMVDTAAQTWGAVYLDEVVDAPSRWVALATLPYLVASLLVRVAGDSLVERYGVTPVLRVGAVVACGGLVVVTAAPTWPVAVLGFTLTGAGISVVAPLSFSAAARIAGGSVERVDAVIARFNQFNYVGGLLGAVLTGVVGKDELRFGFVVPMVLVLTLLPLARWFAARTEAETPQESAA
- a CDS encoding histidine phosphatase family protein — protein: MADSAFLARHGATEWSVSGRHTSRTDLPLLPEGEQVARGLADRLAGTAFAEVLTSPLLRARRTAELAGFPDAEVCDDLLEWGYGDYEGRTTAEIREEVPDWTVWTHPSPGGEPAAAVAARCDRVVARIRAAGGPVLVFAHGHVLRALAARWLGLPVADGRLFRLDTATLSELGHERETPVLLRWNS
- a CDS encoding MarC family protein gives rise to the protein MIDAVLLVEVFVTLFVIMDPVGTVPIFLSLTAGRSAATARRAAWQAVAVSFLVITLFALFGQQILNYLHISLPALQCAGGLLLLLVALELLTGKQDELTASADANIALVPLGTPLLAGPGAIVATMLFVQDIGSWGDGVSVALGVVGVHVALWAAMRYSLPILRLIRDGGVLLVTRIAGLLLSAIAVQLVADAVRAFIAGEG